Part of the Streptomyces sp. f51 genome is shown below.
GGTCCCAGTCGTCGACCCAGTGGTCGATGGCGAGGTGTCCGTCGATCCACAGCCTGAAGCCGTTGTCCCCGATGATCGAGAACGTGTGGGGGCCGGTCTTCTCGGGGACGATCCGGCCGGTCCAGCGGACGTTGACGTCGTCCGACTGTGGGGTGGCGAAGGCGAGCCGGGGCTCCAGGTTGTCGAAGTCGAGATTGGTGTCCAATCCGGTGGCTTTGAGCTCGTGGAAGTCGAAGGCGCCGGGGGCGGACTGGGTGTAGTACTCGCCCTTCAGGCCGTGGACTTCGACGGGGGTGTCGGCGGCCGTGGCGGTCGGGGCCGCGGTGAGCCCCGTCAGTGCGAGTAACGCGGCTACCAGGAGTGTCAGTCGGGGGCGGAGTGTTCTGATGCGCACGGATCCTCCTTGGCTGAGGAAGGGTGGCGGCTCGTTGCTTCAGTCTGTACAACGTTGGAAGTAGCGGGAGTTGGCATCACAGCACGGGTCCCGGCCTCTGTCCAGGGTCATGACAAACGCCCAGGTGACAGCGGCGCACATCGATGAAGAGGAGATCCCTTGCGGGTCAGCCTGAAGGACGTCGCGGAACACGCCGGCGTCTCGATCAAGACGGTTTCGAACGTCGTGAACAACTATCCGCACGTCACCCCGGCCATGCGGGCCCGGGTCCAGGAGGCCATCGACGAGCTGGGCTACCGGCCGAACCTCACGGCACGCCATCTGCGCAAAGGACGCACGGGCATCATCGCCCTCGCCGTCCCCGAGCTCGGCAACCCGTACTTCGCGGAGCTGGCGGGCGCGGTCATCGACGCGGCCGCCGAGCACGAGTTCACCGTGCTGCTCGACCACACCCGCGGCGACCGCGAGCAGGAGGTGCTGGTCAGCCAGGGGTTCCGGGCCAACGTCATCGACGGTCTCATCCTCAGCCCGCTGGAGCTCGAGGACGAGGACCTGCGCTCGCGCACCGACGACGTGCCGCTCGTGCTGCTCGGCGAGCGCGAGTACGAACTTCCCTACGACCACATCGCGATCGACAACGTCTCTGCCGCGCGCAGTGCGGTACGCCATCTGCTGAGCCGGGGACGCTCGCGGATCGCCTACCTGGGGGCCCGTACGGATTCGGCCAACCGGCCGGCACATCTGCGACTGGCCGGATGGCGCGAGGAGTTGACGGAGGCCGGGGTGGCGGCACCCGACGAACTCGTGGTCCCGGTGGGCGGCTGGGACCGCGACGAGGGGGCCCGCGCGATGGCCAGGCTGCTCGACTCCGGGGTGCGCCCCGACGCCGTCTTCGCGTACAACGACCTGGTCGCGATCGGTGCGATGCGGGTGCTGCACGAGCGGGGTCTGCGGGTGCCGTGGGACGTGGCGGTGGTGGGCTTCGACGACATCGAGGAGGGCCGGTTCGGGGCGGTCACCCTGACGACGATCTCGCCGGACAAGCAGGCCATCGCGCGGATGGCGGTGGCCTCCCTGCTGCGCAGTCTCTCGGGCAGGACCGAGCCGGGAGGGCGTGAACTGACCGCCGATTTCCGGCTCGTCGAGCGCGAGAGCACGCTCGGGCGGCGCTGACGGGTTTTCGGACGGAGGGCTTTACAGGTCTCTTTCAACGATGTAAAAACCTCCCCGGAACGACGAGTACACCGAGTTGACCGCAAGAGCCGATCATCCCCGGGAGCGCTCTCAGCGCCGGGGCCGCGCCGTTTGGGGACTCCATGAAGCCGCTCGCACCACGTCATCGCATCTCCGCCAGGACCCTCCTCGCCACCGGCCTCGTCACGAGCCTCGCGCTCGTCTCCGGATGCGCGAAGTCCGAGGACGACACCGCAGGCAAGGACAAGAGCTCCGCCGGGGCGAGCGACCAGGGCCAGGTCGTCGCCTCACCGTCCACGGGCTCGGGCCCGACCTGCGCCATCGACGCGTACGGCGCCAAGAAGATCGACCTGAAGTCGGCCACCGTCGGCTTCTCGCAGTCCGAGAAGGAGGCCAACCCCTTCCGGATCGCCGAGACCGCGTCGATCAAGGCCGAGGCGGCCAAGGAGGGCGTGAAACTGCTGACGGCCAACGCCCAGTCGCAGTTCTCCAAGCAGATCAGCGACGTCCAGGACCTCATCGCCAAGGGTGCCGACCTCCTGGTGATCGCGCCGCTCAACTCCGACGGCTGGGAGCCGGTCCTGCGCTCGGCGTCCGCCAAGCACATCCCGATCATCACCATCGACCGCAAGATCAACGCCACCGCGTGCAAGGACTATGTGAGCTTCATCGGCTCCGACTTCGTGGAGCAGGGCAAGCGGGCCGCGGACCAGATGATCGAATCGACCGGCGGCAAGGGCGAGATCGCCATTCTGCTCGGCGCCGCGGGCAACAACGTGACCACCGAACGCACCAAGGGCTTCGAGGACCGGATCAAGGAGAAGGCCCCGGGCCTCAAGATCGTCTTCAAGCAGACCGGCGACTTCGCCCGGGAGAAGGGCCAGTCGGTCACCGAGAACCTCATCCAGTCCAAGCCCGGCATCACCGGGATCTACGCCGAGAACGACGAGATGGGCCTCGGCGCGGTCAACGCCCTCAAGGGGGCCGGCAAGAAGCCCGGCGCGGTGAAGATCGTGACGATCGACGGCACCCGCAACGCCGTCCAGGGCATCGTCGACGGCTGGATCGACGGCGTGATCGAGTCCAACCCGCGCTTCGGGCCGCTCGCCTTCCAGACCCTGGACACCTTCACCAAGGGCGAGAAGGTCTCCCAGGACATCGTCATCCAGGACAGCGCGTACACCAAGGGCAACGCCAAGGCCGACCTGGGCAAGGCCTTCTGACATGTTGTCAGTGACCGGCCTGTCGAAGACCTTCCCCGGCGTGAAGGCCCTGTCCTCGGTGGACTTCACGGCCCGCGCCGGGGAGGTGCACGCGCTCATCGGGGAGAACGGCGCGGGCAAGTCGACCCTGATCAAGGTGCTCACCGGCGTCTACCGGCCCGACGAGGGCGAGGTCACGTACGACGGCGCCCCGGTCCGCTTCGCCACCCCGCTCCAGGCGCAGCACGCGGGAATCTCCACCATCTACCAAGAGGTCAACCTGGTCCCGCTGATGAGCGTGGCCCGCAACCTCTTCCTCGGCCGCGAACCCCGCGGCCGCCTCGGCCTGATCGACTTCCGGAGCATGCACCGGCAGGCCGAGGAGGCGCTGCGCGACCTCGGACTCCACGTCGACGTCCGCCGGCCACTGCGTGAACTGGGCGTCGGCGCCCAGCAGATGGTGGCGCTCGCCCGCGCCGTCTCGGTCGACGCCCGCGTGGTCGTCATGGACGAACCGACCTCCTCGCTCGAACCCCGAGAGGTGCGGACCCTGTTCGGGGTGATCCGCATGCTGCGCGAGCGGGGCATCGCGGTGATCTACGTCAGCCACCGGCTCGACGAGCTGTACGAGATCTGCGACGCGGTCACCGTGCTGCGCGACGGCAGGGTCGTGCACACCGGGCGCATCGCCGAACTCGACCGGCTCAGGCTCGTGGCGCTGATGCTGGGACGGGAGATCGCGGACGTGCGGCAGGAGGGGCTGACCAAGTTCACGGGCGGTCACGACACCGAGACCGAACCCGTCCTGGAAGCACAGGATTTGACGATACGTCACCAGTTGCACGGGGTGTCCGTCTCCCTGCGGCCCGGTGAGGTGGTGGGGCTGGGCGGGCTGCTCGGATCGGGGCGCACCGAGACCGCGAAGGCCATCGCGGGCGCCCTGCCCGTCGACTCCGGGCGGGTCGTGGTGGCGGGTGTGCGCGTACGCACCGGCTCGACGCCCGCCGCGATCCGGGCCGGCATCAGTCTGCTCCCCGAGGACCGCAAGGCCGAGGGGATCGTGCCGGGGCTCTCGGTCCGGGAGAACATCGCGCTCGCCGCGCTGCCCGGACTCTCGCGCTTCGGTCTGGTCGACGAGGCACGTATCGACCGGATCGTCGACACGTTCATGAAGCGCCTGCGGATCAAGGCGGCGAGCCCGCACCAGAAAGTGGGTGAACTGTCCGGCGGCAACCAGCAGAAGGTGCTGCTGGCCCGCTGGCTCGCCATGCAGCCCAAGGTCCTGCTCCTCGACGAGCCGACCCGCGGCATCGACGTCGGCGCCAAGGCGGAGGTGCAGAAACTGATCGACGAACTGGCCGAGGACGGTCTCGGCGTCCTGCTCATCTCCTCCGACCCCGAGGAACTCGTCGAGGGCAGCGACCGCGTGATCGTCCTCAAGGACGGCGCGGTCGTGGAGGAGCTGACCGGGGACGCCGTCACCGAGGACCGGCTGATGCGCGCCA
Proteins encoded:
- a CDS encoding LacI family DNA-binding transcriptional regulator yields the protein MRVSLKDVAEHAGVSIKTVSNVVNNYPHVTPAMRARVQEAIDELGYRPNLTARHLRKGRTGIIALAVPELGNPYFAELAGAVIDAAAEHEFTVLLDHTRGDREQEVLVSQGFRANVIDGLILSPLELEDEDLRSRTDDVPLVLLGEREYELPYDHIAIDNVSAARSAVRHLLSRGRSRIAYLGARTDSANRPAHLRLAGWREELTEAGVAAPDELVVPVGGWDRDEGARAMARLLDSGVRPDAVFAYNDLVAIGAMRVLHERGLRVPWDVAVVGFDDIEEGRFGAVTLTTISPDKQAIARMAVASLLRSLSGRTEPGGRELTADFRLVERESTLGRR
- a CDS encoding ABC transporter substrate-binding protein, producing the protein MKPLAPRHRISARTLLATGLVTSLALVSGCAKSEDDTAGKDKSSAGASDQGQVVASPSTGSGPTCAIDAYGAKKIDLKSATVGFSQSEKEANPFRIAETASIKAEAAKEGVKLLTANAQSQFSKQISDVQDLIAKGADLLVIAPLNSDGWEPVLRSASAKHIPIITIDRKINATACKDYVSFIGSDFVEQGKRAADQMIESTGGKGEIAILLGAAGNNVTTERTKGFEDRIKEKAPGLKIVFKQTGDFAREKGQSVTENLIQSKPGITGIYAENDEMGLGAVNALKGAGKKPGAVKIVTIDGTRNAVQGIVDGWIDGVIESNPRFGPLAFQTLDTFTKGEKVSQDIVIQDSAYTKGNAKADLGKAF
- a CDS encoding sugar ABC transporter ATP-binding protein encodes the protein MLSVTGLSKTFPGVKALSSVDFTARAGEVHALIGENGAGKSTLIKVLTGVYRPDEGEVTYDGAPVRFATPLQAQHAGISTIYQEVNLVPLMSVARNLFLGREPRGRLGLIDFRSMHRQAEEALRDLGLHVDVRRPLRELGVGAQQMVALARAVSVDARVVVMDEPTSSLEPREVRTLFGVIRMLRERGIAVIYVSHRLDELYEICDAVTVLRDGRVVHTGRIAELDRLRLVALMLGREIADVRQEGLTKFTGGHDTETEPVLEAQDLTIRHQLHGVSVSLRPGEVVGLGGLLGSGRTETAKAIAGALPVDSGRVVVAGVRVRTGSTPAAIRAGISLLPEDRKAEGIVPGLSVRENIALAALPGLSRFGLVDEARIDRIVDTFMKRLRIKAASPHQKVGELSGGNQQKVLLARWLAMQPKVLLLDEPTRGIDVGAKAEVQKLIDELAEDGLGVLLISSDPEELVEGSDRVIVLKDGAVVEELTGDAVTEDRLMRAIATAPASPTVTAAAGGAGTGPGGHDD